The following proteins come from a genomic window of Asterias amurensis chromosome 15, ASM3211899v1:
- the LOC139947868 gene encoding uncharacterized protein isoform X1: MYIVCSLMHYIILAVVTVGLAYFLYRPSVDSDNMAGDATFSFGEIINKRLFEDDLVELAGRLRDKNKSIYDLDATRADMSPEKDKYVFICIYQMHASIVVVDQELFNTLLFEPVWGQMIDGPKHHLSQSSDVYQRMATSVPLQQYHVCLDERKNYILARNMFYFDWFLKSRSFYVGESAISYLYFQLLSLCVVPQRYRLIDSDCLEFAKSMAKEVAVRENGVRVKEVEALFTALTVSEQYVSASLERSSRNSPESAFSMAASYFVSFQPVRLLIFGAVCVLFGLAILRFLLG, encoded by the exons ATGTATATTGTGTGTTCGCTTATGCACTATATTATACTTGCTGTCGTAACTGTTGGTCTTGCATATTTTCTATATCGGCCATCAGTGGATTCAGACAACATGGCGGGAGATgcgacattttcatttggtgaaATAATCAACAAGAGATTATTTGAGGATGATTTGGTTGAGCTTGCTGGACGACTGCGTGACAAGAACAAGAGCATCTATGACCTGGATGCAACCCGAGCAGACATGTCGCCAGAAAAGGATAAATACGTCTTCATTTGCATTTACCAAATGCATGCGtctattgttgttgttgatcaAGAGTTATTCAATACTTTGCTGTTTGAGCCGGTTTGGGGCCAGATGATCGACGGTCCGAAACACCATTTGAGTCAGTCCAGTGATGTTTACCAAAGAATGGCTACCTCGGTGCCGCTTCAACAATATCACGTCTGCCTCGACGAGCGCAAAAATTACATCTTGGCACGGAACATGTTCTACTTTGACTGGTTTCTCAAATCGAGAAGTTTTTACGTCGGGGAGTCGGCCATTTCTTATTTGTATTTCCAGTTACTGTCCTTGTGCGTTGTTCCCCAACGATATCGCTTGATCGACAGCGATTGTTTGGAGTTCGCAAAGAGTATGGCTAAGGAGGTTGCAGTGCGTGAGAATGGCGTGAGGGTGAAGGAAGTTGAGGCTTTGTTCACTGCTCTGACTGTATCTGAGCAATATGTCAGCGCATCATTGGAGCGATCCTCGCGTAATAGTCCGGAAAGTGCTTTTTCCATGGCGGCTTCATACTTTGTAAGCTTCCAGCCGGTGAGACTTCTAATTTTTGGAGCAGTCTGTGTTCTTTTTGGCCTTGCTATACTAAGGTTTTTGCTTGGTTG A
- the LOC139947868 gene encoding mitochondrial S-adenosylmethionine carrier protein-like isoform X2 encodes MSVKAPPLHIALLSGSVAGICVDLSLYPLDTVKTRLQSSAGFLKAGGFRGIFSGVGAAALGSAPTAGLFFCAYESTKQFGTSFGLVGSFREPVTHLVAASIGEVTACLVRVPVEVVKQRAQASRGTSASILKTVLRDEGARGLYRGYFSTVVREIPFSAIQFPLWEFLKSSWGRRQGCPVEPWQSSLCGAIAGGVAAGLTTPLDVAKTRIILAEKGSVTARGNIPSVLKDIARTSGVRGLFAGLVPRTLWVSIGGAIFLGIYEKVKISMVKIETSLKSRNL; translated from the coding sequence ATGAGCGTGAAAGCTCCACCTCTCCACATAGCCTTGCTGTCTGGATCCGTGGCTGGGATCTGCGTTGACTTGTCGCTCTACCCTCTGGACACCGTCAAGACACGCCTACAGAGCTCTGCTGGATTCCTCAAAGCGGGTGGATTTCGTGGAATCTTCTCCGGCGTCGGAGCTGCGGCACTCGGTTCAGCACCCACCGCCGGCCTTTTCTTCTGTGCGTACGAGTCAACAAAGCAATTTGGTACGTCGTTCGGATTGGTGGGAAGTTTCCGCGAGCCGGTAACGCACTTGGTGGCAGCATCGATCGGTGAGGTCACGGCATGTTTGGTACGAGTGCCCGTGGAGGTGGTGAAGCAACGTGCACAGGCTAGTCGAGGGACCAGCGCCAGCATCTTGAAGACCGTGCTACGAGATGAAGGGGCAAGAGGTCTCTACCGTGGTTACTTCAGCACCGTCGTCAGAGAGATTCCATTCTCTGCCATCCAGTTTCCACTTTGGGAGTTTCTCAAATCAAGCTGGGGTCGTCGGCAAGGATGCCCCGTGGAACCGTGGCAGTCATCCCTCTGTGGAGCCATCGCTGGGGGCGTCGCGGCTGGATTGACGACCCCGCTCGATGTCGCCAAGACGCGGATTATTCTGGCGGAGAAGGGTTCGGTCACAGCAAGAGGAAACATCCCAAGTGTCTTGAAGGATATTGCCAGGACCTCGGGGGTCAGGGGTTTATTCGCAGGACTTGTTCCTAGGACGTTGTGGGTCAGCATTGGAGGTGCTATCTTCCTTGGAATTTATGAAAAAGTCAAGATTTCAATGGTCAAGATTGAAACCAGCTTGAAATCACGAAATTTATGA
- the LOC139947868 gene encoding peptidyl-prolyl cis-trans isomerase-like 3 isoform X3, with the protein MAVTLHTDVGDLKIELFCEQAPKASENFLALCASGYYDNTLIHRNIKGFMVQMGDPLGTGKGGTSIWNRKFEDEIVDNLKHNIRGVVSMANNGPNTNGSQFFITYAKQPHLDMKYTIIGKVIDGFETLDDLEKLTVNEKNFRPLSDTRLSNITIHANPVADAAS; encoded by the exons ATG GCGGTCACACTCCACACCGATGTTGGTGACCTCAAGATCGAACTGTTCTGCGAGCAAGCGCCCAAAGCAAGTGAGAACTTCCTGGCGCTCTGTGCAAGTGGTTACTATGACAACACTTTAATACACAG AAACATCAAGGGTTTCATGGTGCAGATGGGGGACCCACTTGGCACAGGCAAAGGTGGGACAAGCATCTGGAACAGAAAGTTTGAAGATGAGATCGTGGATAATCTAAAG CACAATATCCGTGGTGTTGTGTCAATGGCCAACAACGGTCCGAACACCAATGGTTCACAGTTCTTCATCACCTACGCTAAGCAGCCCCATCTTGACATGAAGTACACCATCATTGGCAA AGTGATTGACGGTTTTGAAACACTGGACGACTTGGAGAAGTTAACAGTCAATGAGAAGAACTTCCGTCCATTGAGTGATACGAGACTCAGTAACATCACGATTCATGCCAATCCGGTGGCCGATGCTGCATCATAA